The following DNA comes from Streptomyces pristinaespiralis.
AACTGCAGCGCGAGCGCGGGAAGCACCAGCAGCCAGGAAAGCGACGGGTAGCTGCCGAAGCCGACCACGACCGCCAGCAGCACGATCATCGAGAACAGCAGCTGCTGGAGCTGCTGGAGCGCGAAGGAGATCGGCAGCGACGCCCGGGGGAAGTGCAGGGCTCGCACCAGTCCCAGGTTGCCCGAGATCGCCCGAACGCCCGCCATCACCGAGCTCTGGGTGAACGTGAACACGAACACACCGGTCACCAGGAACGGGATGTAGACCTCGGTGCTGAAGCCACGGTCGGCGTCGAGGATCAGGCCGAAGATCAGGAAGTACACCAGCGCGTTCAGCAGGGGCGTCGCCACCTGCCAGAGCTGGCCCAGCTTCGCCTGGCTGTACTGGGCCGTCAGCTTGGCCTGCGAGAAGGCCAGGATGAAGTGGCGGCGGCCCCACAGCTGCCTGATGTACGAGGCCAGGCCCGGGCGGGCGCCGCTGACGGACAGGCCGTACTTGGCGGCGAGCTGTGACGGAGACAGGCCGTCGTCCGGCGACGGCATGGGGCTCGTCACGATGGCACCGTCATGGGTTGTGTCACTCACAAGTTGAAACTTTCGTGTTCAAGATGCGCGGCAGTTCGGGGCGCGGCCTCAGCGGCTCGTCGCCCCGATGCTCTCAGAACCGAGCTTGTCAGATGACAGGAGGTCGGCCCAGCCTGGTGAGACGCCACACCGTACGCCACTTCATCGGGCGGCGCGGTCCGCAGGGGGTCCGCCAGCCTTCCCGGAAACCGCCGAACCAGGCCTTGAGCGCCGGCAGCGTCGGGCGCCGCAGGAGGGTCAGGAGCAGCCACACCCCCACGTAAACGGGCACCAGCGGCAGGGGCAGGTTCCGCCGCGCCACCCAGACCCGGTTGCGGGCCACCATCCGGTGGTAGACCGCGTGCCGGGAGGGGGGCATGGTCGGGTGGAGGAGGACCATGTCCGCGCGGTACTCGATGGACCAGCCGGCGTCCAGTGCGCGCCAGGCGAGATCCGTCTCCTCGTGCGCGTAGAAGAACTCGTCGGGAAGCCCGCCCACCTGGGCCAGCACCTTCGTGCGCACGGCGTTGGCACCGCCGAGGAAGGTGGTGACCCGCGAGGAGCGCATGGGGTCGGAGGCGCGCAGCCTCGGGACGTGGC
Coding sequences within:
- a CDS encoding ABC transporter permease; amino-acid sequence: MSDTTHDGAIVTSPMPSPDDGLSPSQLAAKYGLSVSGARPGLASYIRQLWGRRHFILAFSQAKLTAQYSQAKLGQLWQVATPLLNALVYFLIFGLILDADRGFSTEVYIPFLVTGVFVFTFTQSSVMAGVRAISGNLGLVRALHFPRASLPISFALQQLQQLLFSMIVLLAVVVGFGSYPSLSWLLVLPALALQFVFNTGLAMIMARLGSKTPDLAQLMPFVMRTWLYASGVMFSIPVMLADKPAWIADVLMYNPAAVYMDLIRFALIDGYGSENLPSHVWAAGLGWALLVGFAGFVYFWKAEERYGRG
- a CDS encoding glycosyltransferase family 2 protein encodes the protein MGTRPDELRALLDSVAKQDGDPIEVVVVGNGAPVVDVPAGVRTIDLPENLGIPGGRNVGIEAFGPGGTDVDVLLFLDDDGLLPDVGTAQLVREAFDADPGLGIVSFRIADPETGLTQRRHVPRLRASDPMRSSRVTTFLGGANAVRTKVLAQVGGLPDEFFYAHEETDLAWRALDAGWSIEYRADMVLLHPTMPPSRHAVYHRMVARNRVWVARRNLPLPLVPVYVGVWLLLTLLRRPTLPALKAWFGGFREGWRTPCGPRRPMKWRTVWRLTRLGRPPVI